A window from Moritella yayanosii encodes these proteins:
- a CDS encoding efflux RND transporter permease subunit: MDIIRFSILKPVTILAGIIMLLLFGMISLARLPYQLSPTVIEPEIQVKTSWRGATPYEIEREIIEEQESILKGLPDLIEMESEARNGQGSVTLRFKVGTSVEQALLRVTNKINEVASYPADVDNPVVNASGATVSPVIWMILKTKDGNQRPIQTYKTFFENEVRQYIERVKGVSDLFVGSGTEEQMHVIISADKLAAYGLTINNVIEVIQNENTNISAGTLAMGRHDVRVRTIGEFKSAEDIAAVVLRSIGQQRVLLGDVAEVRQDYAKKNAVVLHNGIPGIAIGVRPETGTNILDMTNLVEARYQWLNANTLEDEGLYLDWVYDQRFYINGAIDQIQQNILFGGLLAVGVLLLFLRSVRATIVVATAIPISVIGTFIFLDLLGRNLNVVSLAGIAFAVGMLVDNAIVVIENIVRHRQMGKSAFDAALQGTKEVWGAVLASTITTVAVFLPVVFIEEEAGQLFRDIAIAVVAAVSLSLFVSVSVIPMFAYWLFKGQKQKTDNKPTFLDRLGQCLSNGLMALVTLVIRNWLTRISTIGLLISLAITSVWLLTPKMEYLPQGNRNLVLNILIPPPGLSTAERVEIGERLFDMALPHIGAEVDGVPAIKNMFYVGAEGFMISGAISEEWDRARELLPFFTELIYSIPGMYGVSLQPGVFESGLGEGRAIKLNISGNDLNKIATAAAALFKMIHIELTGSQIRPIPSIELTYPEVQILPDHDRLRANNMSTRDLGIALDVLMDGRVIGDFKQEGKKKIDLILKAADSDFPTPQDLYQANLATPGGKVVPVSSLAQLQQTTGMALIRHLETNRTVTLQITPPKSMPLQRAMEVIEQQIIPQVRDMNLLDGLQVNMTGAADKLEQTREALQWHFLLATLIAYLLMASLFGNFIYPLIIMLTVPLAGAGGFIGLKLLNIFIVPQPMDVLTMLGFVILVGVVVNNAILIVYQALNNFHSGGMGYQQAVLESTRSRLRPIYMSATTSICGMLPLVLIPGPGSELYRGLGSVILGGFNCVYYLCHSSHVGRRYSYGKTLIMLRYPQHIVTEL; the protein is encoded by the coding sequence ATGGACATTATCCGCTTCTCAATTTTAAAACCTGTCACCATTTTGGCTGGTATTATCATGCTGTTGCTGTTCGGTATGATCAGTTTGGCGCGGTTACCTTATCAGCTCAGCCCGACGGTGATCGAACCAGAGATCCAAGTTAAAACCAGCTGGCGCGGTGCGACACCTTACGAAATTGAACGTGAGATCATTGAGGAGCAGGAAAGCATTCTTAAAGGCTTGCCTGATCTCATCGAAATGGAAAGTGAAGCGCGCAATGGCCAGGGCAGTGTTACCTTACGTTTTAAGGTAGGCACCAGTGTTGAACAAGCGTTGCTGCGAGTTACTAACAAGATCAACGAAGTGGCTTCTTACCCTGCTGATGTTGATAACCCTGTCGTGAATGCCTCGGGTGCGACTGTGTCCCCGGTGATCTGGATGATCCTGAAAACGAAAGACGGTAATCAACGTCCGATCCAAACTTACAAAACCTTTTTTGAAAATGAAGTTCGTCAGTATATCGAACGGGTGAAAGGCGTGTCTGATCTGTTTGTTGGTAGCGGAACCGAAGAGCAGATGCATGTGATCATCAGTGCCGATAAACTGGCTGCATACGGGTTGACTATTAATAATGTGATCGAGGTGATCCAAAATGAAAATACCAACATATCGGCAGGTACGTTGGCGATGGGTCGGCATGATGTTCGCGTTCGTACCATTGGAGAATTTAAATCGGCGGAAGACATCGCTGCTGTAGTTTTACGTTCTATCGGACAGCAACGGGTATTACTGGGTGACGTAGCGGAGGTCCGGCAAGATTATGCCAAGAAAAACGCTGTTGTTTTACACAATGGGATCCCAGGTATTGCGATTGGCGTTCGCCCGGAAACAGGCACTAACATTCTTGATATGACGAATCTGGTGGAAGCGCGCTATCAATGGCTAAACGCAAACACGCTCGAAGATGAAGGACTCTATCTAGACTGGGTTTATGATCAACGGTTCTACATTAACGGTGCGATTGATCAGATCCAACAAAACATCTTGTTTGGTGGCTTACTTGCAGTGGGTGTATTATTGCTATTTTTACGCAGTGTCCGCGCTACTATCGTTGTTGCTACGGCTATTCCAATCAGTGTTATCGGCACCTTTATTTTTCTTGATTTGCTGGGTCGTAACCTGAATGTTGTTAGTCTCGCGGGGATCGCCTTTGCTGTCGGCATGCTGGTGGACAATGCCATTGTGGTTATCGAAAATATTGTGCGACATCGGCAGATGGGGAAATCAGCGTTCGATGCTGCTCTGCAAGGGACTAAAGAAGTATGGGGGGCTGTGCTGGCCTCAACGATTACCACAGTTGCGGTATTTTTACCTGTGGTGTTTATTGAAGAAGAAGCAGGGCAGTTGTTCCGTGACATCGCAATCGCTGTTGTTGCCGCTGTCTCGTTAAGCCTGTTTGTATCGGTATCAGTGATCCCTATGTTTGCCTATTGGCTGTTCAAGGGTCAAAAACAAAAAACAGACAACAAACCTACGTTTCTCGATAGACTCGGTCAATGCTTGTCAAACGGATTGATGGCACTGGTGACTCTGGTGATCCGTAATTGGCTAACACGGATCTCGACTATCGGTTTGCTTATTTCGTTGGCAATCACTTCGGTATGGCTGTTAACGCCAAAAATGGAATATCTGCCACAAGGAAATCGTAACCTGGTACTTAATATTTTGATACCACCACCAGGATTATCGACAGCGGAGCGGGTGGAAATAGGCGAGCGTTTGTTTGATATGGCACTGCCACATATCGGGGCTGAAGTAGATGGTGTCCCTGCGATCAAAAATATGTTTTACGTCGGTGCCGAGGGGTTTATGATTTCAGGGGCGATCAGTGAAGAATGGGATCGTGCCCGCGAGTTACTGCCTTTTTTTACCGAGCTGATTTACAGTATTCCAGGTATGTACGGCGTGAGTTTACAGCCTGGCGTATTTGAATCAGGATTGGGTGAAGGACGAGCGATAAAACTTAATATTAGCGGTAATGATCTGAATAAAATTGCCACTGCTGCTGCGGCGCTGTTCAAAATGATTCATATTGAGTTAACTGGCAGTCAGATACGACCGATACCGTCTATTGAACTCACCTACCCAGAAGTGCAAATTTTGCCGGACCATGACCGCTTACGGGCTAATAATATGTCGACCCGTGATTTAGGCATAGCACTGGACGTATTAATGGATGGTCGTGTTATTGGTGATTTTAAACAAGAGGGAAAAAAGAAAATAGACTTGATCCTAAAAGCGGCAGACAGTGATTTTCCCACCCCGCAAGATCTTTATCAGGCGAATCTAGCCACCCCCGGTGGTAAGGTCGTGCCGGTTTCGTCATTAGCGCAATTACAACAAACCACAGGGATGGCTTTGATCCGCCATCTTGAAACAAACAGAACCGTGACGCTGCAAATAACGCCGCCCAAATCAATGCCATTACAAAGAGCAATGGAAGTTATTGAACAACAGATCATCCCGCAAGTGAGAGATATGAACTTGCTTGATGGTTTGCAAGTTAATATGACGGGTGCTGCCGATAAGCTAGAGCAGACCCGTGAAGCTCTACAGTGGCATTTTTTACTTGCTACCCTGATTGCGTATCTATTGATGGCATCATTGTTTGGTAATTTTATTTACCCATTAATTATTATGTTAACAGTGCCGCTGGCTGGTGCTGGTGGTTTTATTGGCCTCAAGCTACTGAACATATTTATTGTACCGCAGCCAATGGACGTATTAACCATGCTGGGTTTTGTTATCCTTGTTGGGGTGGTGGTGAACAACGCGATCTTGATCGTGTACCAAGCGCTGAACAATTTCCACTCTGGGGGGATGGGTTATCAGCAAGCAGTGCTTGAATCAACCCGTAGCCGACTGCGTCCGATATACATGAGTGCTACCACCAGTATTTGTGGAATGTTGCCGTTAGTGCTGATCCCCGGGCCGGGTTCAGAGCTTTATCGTGGCCTGGGTAGTGTCATTCTTGGCGGTTTCAACTGTGTTTACTATCTTTGTCATTCCAGCCATGTTGGTCGTCGCTATTCGTATGGAAAAACGTTAATCATGTTACGCTATCCGCAGCATATCGTCACCGAGTTATGA
- a CDS encoding oxidoreductase — protein sequence MNGTPIKTAVIGYGFSATTFHIPFISSLAEFELTAISSSQVAAVTADWPMTKHYLSADGLLKNSDVELVIITAPNDVHFSLAKTALEQNKHVIIEKPFVTNVADGEELIALAAEKGLILSVYNNRRWDGDFLTVKKLIQEGSLGEVKCFESHFDRFRPEVRQRWREQSASGGGILFDLGPHLIDQTLQLFGVPDAITAQCLIMREGSTNIDYFNLVLHYPDKIATLHSDLYSAGPNKRFSVKGNKGSYEKQGLDPQEDRLKAGVLPTEPNWADETVEQYGRLYRADSVETVVTQRGGYQHYFLAIADAIRSNSDAPVNAEDALWSIKLIELAMDSSRLGKTLTITR from the coding sequence ATGAATGGAACACCAATTAAAACTGCCGTAATAGGTTATGGATTTTCGGCAACAACGTTTCATATCCCATTTATCAGTAGTTTGGCTGAATTTGAACTGACTGCTATAAGCAGTAGTCAAGTTGCTGCCGTTACCGCTGACTGGCCAATGACTAAACATTATCTGTCAGCGGATGGGCTACTAAAAAATTCTGATGTTGAATTAGTGATTATTACTGCGCCTAACGATGTTCATTTCTCTTTAGCCAAAACAGCATTAGAGCAAAATAAACACGTTATTATTGAGAAACCGTTTGTAACCAATGTTGCAGATGGTGAAGAACTTATTGCGTTAGCCGCAGAAAAAGGGCTCATTTTAAGTGTTTACAATAACCGTCGCTGGGATGGTGATTTTCTCACGGTCAAAAAGCTAATACAAGAGGGTAGTTTAGGCGAAGTTAAGTGTTTTGAATCTCACTTCGATCGTTTTAGACCCGAAGTACGTCAACGGTGGCGTGAACAGTCAGCCTCTGGTGGCGGGATATTATTTGATTTAGGTCCGCATCTCATTGATCAAACATTACAGCTATTTGGTGTGCCTGATGCGATCACGGCACAGTGTTTAATCATGAGAGAAGGCTCAACAAATATTGATTACTTTAATCTTGTGTTGCACTACCCTGATAAAATCGCGACATTACATAGTGATTTATACAGCGCGGGACCAAATAAACGGTTTAGTGTGAAAGGCAATAAAGGCAGTTATGAAAAACAGGGTTTAGATCCGCAAGAAGATCGTTTAAAAGCCGGGGTGTTACCGACCGAACCAAATTGGGCTGATGAAACTGTTGAGCAATACGGTCGTTTATACCGTGCTGACTCAGTCGAGACTGTGGTCACACAACGTGGTGGCTATCAACATTATTTCCTGGCTATAGCGGACGCAATTCGCTCTAACAGCGATGCCCCCGTTAATGCTGAAGATGCACTGTGGAGTATTAAGCTTATCGAACTCGCAATGGACAGTAGCCGTTTGGGTAAAACCTTAACAATAACGCGATAG
- a CDS encoding TetR/AcrR family transcriptional regulator, which produces MMKTRDRILQCSLEMFSQYGHVKVSTVEIANALEISPGNLYYHFNGKDQLLTELFYEYEAAINKLMSFYEEDVQAFEDYWAYLNIYVGLIQQYSFFYRDMKVIFDENKLLKRRFMRLVNNHHSFFLKMLASLNESSEIKMPEAQQSSMADTICLIATSSLDTQLAEEDYDLKEITQRIVLRIIMLVKPYFSNESKEKYLHEVELNPVETTSLFS; this is translated from the coding sequence ATGATGAAAACACGTGATAGGATATTACAGTGTAGTTTAGAAATGTTCAGCCAGTACGGACACGTAAAAGTATCAACGGTTGAAATTGCGAATGCCTTAGAAATAAGTCCAGGTAATTTGTATTATCATTTTAATGGTAAAGATCAGTTATTAACTGAGCTGTTTTATGAGTACGAAGCTGCCATTAATAAGCTAATGTCATTCTATGAAGAAGATGTGCAAGCGTTTGAAGATTACTGGGCATACCTAAATATATACGTCGGTTTAATTCAGCAATATTCATTCTTCTATCGCGACATGAAAGTTATCTTTGATGAAAATAAACTATTGAAACGTCGTTTTATGCGTTTGGTCAATAACCATCATAGTTTTTTCTTGAAGATGCTTGCATCGTTAAACGAGAGCAGTGAAATAAAAATGCCAGAGGCACAGCAAAGTTCGATGGCTGATACTATATGCTTGATTGCCACAAGTTCACTGGATACACAATTAGCTGAAGAAGATTACGATCTAAAAGAAATAACTCAGCGTATCGTATTGCGTATTATCATGTTAGTAAAACCTTATTTTTCTAACGAATCAAAAGAAAAATACTTGCATGAAGTAGAGCTAAATCCCGTTGAAACAACGAGTCTGTTTAGTTAG
- a CDS encoding wax ester/triacylglycerol synthase family O-acyltransferase, whose product MQALTLVDMGFLYTETVASPKHVAGLQIFSVPEDYQGNFTRDLFDCLMSQDEVKAPFNLKLKKQLTGQFHWQEDNNIDLSYHVRFAMLPQPGNESQLLNFVEHQHESLLDRNRPLWEMILIDGLEDNKFAIYLKAHHAFTDGAKANQLLMSYLSSNADGAMTAFWNVEHEQKEKELDSMLTSITKTSKKLSDQIKSIPSLTKLTTKLLFQAANVYKADIPTPFMAPKTPFSVSPKRARRAAISALPLIRVKRIGKMTGATINDVVVTICDMAIHNYLESKNFKLKKPLVAQMPMSLRKAGDTVTNNQVAISLVELAYSGESPLERLMTIKDSCIKLKNETRLLTKEALTSYTMVSQGLAVVSEFLNLDTILPPMGNVLISNVPGPQHPLYMMGAKMEQCFPISVLPPGMSLNITLYSYNGTINVGLVSCRSALPDLTDLADYVTNAFVELESEVLTSAVSSVSEQIALLTKPSENSDIKQETLAIIEQILAESDTDIKAENTAAIEATI is encoded by the coding sequence ATGCAAGCACTCACACTAGTTGATATGGGTTTCTTATATACAGAAACAGTTGCCAGTCCTAAACATGTAGCCGGATTACAGATTTTTTCTGTGCCAGAAGATTATCAAGGTAACTTTACCCGCGATCTTTTCGATTGCTTAATGTCACAAGACGAGGTCAAGGCACCTTTTAATTTAAAACTTAAAAAACAGCTGACAGGCCAATTTCACTGGCAAGAAGATAACAATATTGATCTGTCTTATCACGTAAGATTTGCCATGCTACCGCAACCAGGCAACGAAAGTCAGCTGCTTAATTTTGTTGAACACCAACATGAAAGTCTGCTTGATAGAAACAGACCGCTGTGGGAAATGATACTCATTGATGGCTTAGAAGATAACAAATTCGCTATTTATCTTAAAGCACACCATGCATTCACTGACGGTGCAAAAGCCAACCAACTATTAATGTCATATTTAAGCAGTAATGCAGATGGGGCAATGACCGCTTTCTGGAATGTTGAGCACGAGCAGAAAGAAAAAGAGCTTGATAGTATGCTCACTTCAATAACAAAAACATCGAAGAAACTATCAGATCAAATAAAATCAATTCCATCGCTGACTAAGCTTACCACGAAATTGCTTTTCCAAGCCGCTAATGTGTATAAAGCGGATATACCGACACCGTTTATGGCGCCGAAAACACCATTTTCAGTCAGTCCCAAACGTGCTCGTCGCGCCGCTATTTCGGCACTACCGTTAATACGCGTTAAACGTATTGGCAAAATGACAGGTGCAACGATCAATGATGTTGTCGTCACCATTTGTGATATGGCGATTCATAACTACCTTGAAAGTAAGAATTTTAAACTTAAAAAGCCGCTTGTTGCCCAAATGCCAATGAGCTTAAGAAAAGCTGGCGACACTGTGACAAACAACCAAGTCGCAATCAGCTTAGTCGAATTAGCTTATAGTGGCGAATCACCGCTTGAACGTTTAATGACAATTAAAGATTCGTGTATCAAGTTAAAAAATGAAACTCGTTTACTGACCAAAGAAGCACTGACAAGCTATACCATGGTGAGCCAAGGTCTTGCTGTTGTTAGCGAATTCTTAAATTTAGATACCATATTACCCCCTATGGGTAACGTGCTTATTTCGAATGTGCCAGGACCACAGCATCCTCTGTATATGATGGGTGCGAAAATGGAACAATGCTTCCCTATTTCGGTATTACCACCAGGGATGTCATTAAACATAACGTTATATAGCTACAACGGCACAATCAATGTTGGTCTCGTATCATGCCGCTCTGCACTGCCTGATTTAACTGACCTTGCTGATTATGTGACTAATGCGTTTGTTGAATTAGAAAGTGAGGTACTTACAAGTGCTGTGTCCTCAGTATCAGAACAAATTGCACTATTAACAAAGCCTAGTGAAAACTCTGATATTAAACAAGAAACATTAGCTATTATCGAGCAAATATTAGCTGAAAGTGACACCGATATCAAAGCTGAGAATACCGCTGCAATAGAAGCAACAATTTAA
- a CDS encoding NlpC/P60 family protein, translating to MVVKSFCCAVLLLIMSGCSQHSSIKQSENNPKINAPTAELAYAQGLLLSQYNDWRGTPHKWGGMSKKGVDCSGLVKLTFEQQFSLSLPRTTAGQVKVGHSIKRQQLRTGDLVFFKTGVNVRHVGIMVDELQFFHASSSRGVILSRLDNPYWNSHYWQSRRVNLK from the coding sequence ATGGTAGTTAAATCTTTCTGCTGTGCTGTACTATTGCTGATAATGTCGGGTTGTAGTCAGCATAGTTCAATAAAACAGTCTGAGAACAACCCTAAAATTAATGCGCCAACTGCCGAACTTGCTTATGCTCAAGGTCTGTTATTATCACAATATAACGATTGGCGCGGCACTCCACATAAATGGGGTGGCATGAGCAAGAAAGGTGTTGACTGTTCAGGGTTGGTTAAACTGACTTTTGAGCAACAATTTTCATTATCTCTACCTCGGACGACTGCCGGTCAAGTTAAAGTCGGACATTCGATTAAACGTCAGCAATTACGCACTGGTGATTTAGTGTTTTTTAAAACTGGGGTGAATGTTCGTCACGTTGGTATTATGGTTGATGAATTACAGTTTTTTCATGCGTCGAGCAGTCGTGGCGTGATCTTATCGCGTTTAGATAATCCCTATTGGAATAGCCACTACTGGCAATCAAGAAGAGTTAATTTAAAATGA
- the yjjX gene encoding inosine/xanthosine triphosphatase yields MEQKLIKVVVGSKNPVKINASRSVIAALYPDHDVECEGVAAPSNVPDQPMNAAETRAGAINRVKYCQQNAEADFYIAIEGGVDLLDDGPATFAYVVIANKDQQSVGRSAALPLPAPIYQSLLDGKELGPVMDKLFKTVNIKHKGGAIGLLTNGHATRESNYTQALTLAMAPFLYPDLYNR; encoded by the coding sequence ATGGAACAGAAGTTAATTAAAGTTGTGGTGGGGTCTAAAAATCCAGTAAAAATAAATGCCTCACGTAGCGTTATCGCCGCCTTGTATCCTGATCATGATGTGGAATGCGAAGGCGTTGCTGCTCCTTCTAATGTACCTGACCAACCAATGAACGCAGCGGAAACCCGTGCAGGCGCGATTAATCGTGTTAAGTATTGCCAACAAAATGCTGAGGCAGACTTTTATATTGCTATTGAAGGCGGTGTGGATCTGCTGGACGATGGTCCTGCTACATTTGCATACGTTGTCATTGCCAATAAAGATCAGCAGTCTGTCGGCCGAAGTGCTGCGTTACCATTACCTGCACCTATTTATCAGTCGTTACTCGATGGTAAAGAGTTAGGACCGGTGATGGATAAGCTATTTAAAACCGTCAATATTAAGCATAAGGGCGGGGCGATTGGCCTGTTAACCAATGGTCATGCAACACGCGAAAGCAATTATACCCAAGCGCTGACATTAGCCATGGCACCATTTTTATACCCTGATCTTTATAATCGATGA
- a CDS encoding FAD-dependent oxidoreductase, translated as MKANIQQQKVDTTIVRTHALLHMAKSIHSVRGASSQGIGYLAPSIDLSAVRHKLDQLESQYYVMRKGDLNSQGYVTNQDSLVKTDEKKHHNDLLSPATNKYIWHYNEAIALPFMPNKLAIIGAGINAIEIATIYQALGAAVDIFITGDDVFPELDKDINKTFQRYVKRLFKIKPQAEITAFNFSDDHVQLSVTSKGKALPDADYDAVFIASDDEDSQDDLLIQPFIATSFPTVTWLGWTEKQLASSALNYKVINIPWRSLGRANTDVNTNGLTKLIFNTDNHVLIGGGMIGNNADEIFGEVCLAIHNNFTADNIAHTVHAHPTLHESILLAAEVYLGTATDVLNKE; from the coding sequence ATGAAAGCAAACATACAACAACAGAAAGTCGATACGACCATAGTCCGAACTCACGCGTTACTGCATATGGCTAAATCAATTCACAGTGTTCGAGGGGCAAGTTCACAAGGAATTGGCTATTTAGCACCCAGCATCGACCTTAGTGCTGTTCGTCATAAACTCGATCAACTTGAAAGTCAGTACTACGTGATGCGAAAAGGTGACTTAAATAGTCAAGGTTACGTGACCAACCAAGACAGCTTAGTTAAAACAGATGAAAAGAAACACCATAACGATTTGCTGTCACCAGCGACAAACAAGTACATTTGGCATTATAACGAAGCCATCGCCCTGCCCTTTATGCCCAATAAACTCGCTATTATTGGTGCTGGTATTAATGCCATCGAAATAGCGACTATCTATCAAGCCTTAGGCGCGGCTGTTGATATCTTTATTACTGGCGATGACGTTTTTCCTGAGCTAGACAAAGACATCAACAAAACCTTTCAACGTTATGTAAAACGACTTTTCAAAATAAAACCACAAGCAGAAATAACCGCCTTTAATTTTAGTGATGATCACGTTCAGTTATCTGTCACCAGTAAAGGTAAAGCATTGCCTGATGCAGACTATGACGCGGTATTTATTGCCAGTGATGATGAAGACTCACAAGACGATTTATTAATCCAGCCCTTCATCGCCACCAGCTTTCCGACTGTTACCTGGTTAGGCTGGACAGAAAAGCAATTAGCTAGCAGTGCGTTAAATTATAAGGTGATAAACATACCGTGGCGTTCACTGGGTCGAGCAAACACAGATGTAAACACCAATGGCTTAACGAAGCTGATCTTTAATACCGACAACCACGTCTTAATCGGTGGCGGCATGATAGGTAACAATGCCGATGAGATATTTGGTGAAGTGTGTTTAGCGATTCATAATAACTTTACGGCAGACAATATCGCCCATACCGTACATGCGCATCCAACCTTGCATGAATCCATACTCTTGGCTGCTGAAGTATATCTTGGCACAGCGACTGATGTGCTGAATAAAGAATAG
- a CDS encoding acetyl-CoA hydrolase/transferase C-terminal domain-containing protein, which yields MPVLDVEAKTRSAQQFLNSNKSISKPEAVRLNDVEKLVDAVLAEVGNHIVLGLPIAIGKAITFSNALYQRAKADPSITLQIETAISLEIPRAKTDLENKFLAPFVSRHFAGVQELDYMKDVRNNTLPDNITVFEFFFKAGSFINHAQQLNYTSTNYTHAVRDLIDKGVNVVAQIVAERQVDDITTYSLCSNSDLALDIIPALEALKVAEGRKFVSVGEVNSNMPFMRNHAEVSANTFHFILESQEKDYALFATPEDAISNADHMIGFYASSLIKDGGTLQLGIGSLCSALSYSLLLRHQNNGCYNEIFNDLKIEEKFPIVAKVGDRSIFSQGLYGCSELMVDGFMHLYQAGILTRQVFSDVLLQSLLNDNVIITDVNINTLTILLKHKAISTELTTKDLVYLQELGIFKSAVTLYQNTLYSNDESCIADLSQIDALLWIEQHCLGDKLKGGIVMHGAFFIGPKAFYKALNAMTEEDHAKFCMTSVMYVNDLYDHFLGDQKIKAMQRKEARFFNSAMMVTLDGSVISDGLENGQVVSGVGGQYNFVAQSHQMKDARSIIKLRSTCVRNGKLQSNVLFNYGHNTIPRQLRDIVITEYGIADLRSKPDHIVYTELIKIADSRFQPQLLQQAKDAGKVAANYQIPIAFCHNLPEAITDLCNKHKQHGVFPQFPHGSSFTHAELKLMKALKSLKNKGQSRRGKFKLMLQGLTATKPTEEIQRLLSRMDLTDPVNFAERMAQRLLSKELQDK from the coding sequence ATGCCTGTATTAGATGTCGAAGCAAAAACACGCTCAGCTCAGCAATTTTTAAATTCAAATAAATCTATCAGTAAACCTGAAGCCGTTAGGTTAAACGATGTCGAGAAATTAGTTGATGCCGTACTTGCTGAAGTCGGAAACCATATTGTCTTGGGACTGCCGATAGCAATTGGCAAAGCTATTACGTTTAGCAACGCGTTATATCAACGTGCAAAGGCTGATCCAAGTATCACGTTGCAAATTGAAACTGCTATATCGCTAGAAATCCCCCGCGCTAAAACAGATCTTGAAAATAAATTTCTTGCCCCATTTGTTAGTCGCCATTTTGCTGGTGTGCAAGAACTTGATTATATGAAAGATGTTAGAAACAACACGTTACCAGATAATATTACGGTTTTTGAATTCTTCTTTAAAGCGGGTAGTTTTATAAATCACGCACAGCAGCTCAATTACACAAGTACCAATTATACCCATGCTGTTCGAGATTTAATAGATAAAGGGGTTAACGTTGTTGCCCAAATTGTTGCGGAGCGACAAGTTGATGACATCACGACATATAGTCTTTGCAGTAACTCAGATTTAGCATTAGATATAATTCCTGCGTTAGAAGCGTTAAAGGTTGCAGAAGGCAGAAAATTTGTCAGTGTGGGTGAAGTTAATTCGAATATGCCATTTATGCGTAATCATGCTGAAGTCAGTGCTAATACATTTCATTTTATTTTAGAAAGCCAAGAAAAAGACTACGCATTATTTGCTACCCCTGAAGATGCTATTTCAAACGCAGATCATATGATTGGATTTTATGCGAGTAGTTTGATTAAAGATGGTGGAACACTGCAGCTTGGCATCGGTTCACTTTGTAGTGCACTAAGCTATAGCTTGTTACTCCGCCACCAAAATAATGGATGTTATAATGAAATTTTCAATGATTTAAAAATTGAAGAAAAATTTCCTATCGTGGCTAAAGTCGGCGATAGAAGTATTTTCAGCCAAGGTTTATACGGATGCAGTGAATTAATGGTCGATGGTTTCATGCATTTGTATCAAGCCGGGATCTTAACACGCCAAGTATTCTCTGATGTGTTATTACAATCTTTGCTGAATGATAACGTGATAATCACTGATGTAAACATCAATACACTCACCATATTACTTAAGCATAAAGCAATTTCAACCGAACTAACCACGAAGGATCTAGTTTACCTACAAGAATTAGGGATATTTAAATCGGCAGTGACTTTGTATCAAAACACGTTATACAGTAATGACGAAAGTTGTATTGCAGATTTGAGTCAAATAGATGCACTTTTGTGGATTGAGCAGCATTGCCTCGGAGACAAGCTTAAAGGTGGCATTGTAATGCATGGCGCCTTTTTTATTGGTCCTAAGGCATTTTATAAAGCACTGAATGCAATGACTGAAGAAGATCATGCTAAGTTCTGTATGACAAGTGTGATGTATGTGAATGATCTATACGATCATTTCTTGGGTGATCAAAAAATTAAAGCGATGCAACGTAAAGAAGCTCGCTTTTTTAATTCTGCCATGATGGTGACACTTGATGGTTCCGTGATCTCCGATGGATTAGAAAATGGCCAAGTGGTCAGTGGTGTAGGTGGCCAGTATAATTTTGTGGCTCAATCTCATCAAATGAAAGATGCCCGATCGATTATTAAATTACGCAGTACCTGTGTACGAAATGGTAAACTGCAATCCAACGTATTGTTCAACTATGGGCATAACACTATACCGCGTCAGTTACGTGATATTGTGATTACTGAATATGGTATTGCAGATCTACGTAGTAAACCCGATCACATTGTTTATACCGAATTAATCAAGATTGCAGATTCACGATTTCAACCTCAATTACTTCAACAAGCAAAAGACGCTGGCAAAGTCGCTGCTAATTACCAAATCCCCATCGCATTTTGTCATAATTTACCTGAGGCGATCACCGATCTTTGTAACAAGCATAAGCAACATGGCGTATTTCCTCAATTCCCACACGGAAGTAGTTTTACTCATGCTGAGTTGAAACTGATGAAGGCATTAAAGTCTTTGAAAAATAAAGGACAGTCGAGAAGGGGTAAGTTCAAGCTGATGTTGCAAGGACTTACGGCAACAAAACCAACTGAAGAAATTCAGCGATTGTTAAGTCGTATGGACCTCACTGATCCGGTTAATTTTGCAGAACGTATGGCTCAACGCTTATTGAGTAAAGAATTGCAGGACAAATAG